A single Salmo trutta chromosome 14, fSalTru1.1, whole genome shotgun sequence DNA region contains:
- the LOC115207999 gene encoding SOSS complex subunit B1-B-like: MTTETHVKDIKPGLKNLSVIFIVLETGRVTKTKDGYEVRTCKVADKTGSISISVWDEVGGLIQTGDIIRLTKGYASVFKGCLTLYTGRCGELSKIGEFCMVYSEVPNFSEPNPEYSNMDQMKNKTVVGDQGNILNNNNNSSAGNETTNGNGVNSQGSGSSTNPQQGGRAGSDVGSRAANPGAGGIAVSNGKETRRSAKR; this comes from the exons ATGACGACCGAGACCCACGTCAAGGACATCAAGCCAGGACTCAAGAATCTCAGTGTTATCTTCATCGTACTCGAAACAG GACGAGTGACAAAGACAAAGGATGGGTATGAGGTGCGGACCTGTAAGGTGGCCGACAAGACAGGCAGCATTAGCATCTCAGTTTGGGATGAGGTGGGGGGACTGATCCAAACCGGTGACATCATCAGACTCACTAAGGG ATATGCGTCCGTGTTCAAAGGTTGCCTGACTCTGTACACGGGTAGATGTGGAGAGCTGTCGAAGATTGGAGA GTTCTGCATGGTGTATTCAGAGGTGCCAAACTTCAGTGAGCCTAACCCAGAGTACTCTAACATGGACCAGATGAAAAACAAGACT GTAGTCGGTGACCAAGGAAACATactgaacaacaacaataacagctCAGCTG GAAATGAAACTACCAATGGGAACGGTGTAAATTCTCAAGGTTCCGGGAGCTCGACTAATCCTCAACAGGGAGGGCGGGCTGGCAGTGATGTTGGCAGCAGAGCAGCCAATCCAGGAGCAGGAGGGATAGCTGTCAGCAATGGAAAGGAGACTAGACGTTCAGCGAAAAGATGA
- the LOC115207998 gene encoding E3 ubiquitin-protein ligase NRDP1 → MGYDVTRFQGEVDEDLLCPICSGVLEEPVQAPHCEHAFCNACITQWFSQQQICPVDRSVVTLAHLRPVPRIMRNMLSKLQINCDNAGFGCVAVLRLDQLQSHLRDCQHNPKRPVQCKQGCGLEMPKDEASSHNCIKHLRSVVQQQQGKIADLEKASAEHKHQLAEQKRDIQLLKAYMRAIRSANPNLQNLEDTIEYNEILEWVNSLQPARVTRWGGMISTPDAVLQAVIKRSLIDSGCPPSIVNDLIENAHERNWPAGLATLETRQMNRRYYENYVAKRIPGKQAVVVMACENQHMGEDMILEPGLVMIFAHGVEEIL, encoded by the exons ATGGGCTACGACGTCACCCGGTTCCAGGGGGAAGTGGATGAGGACCTGCTGTGCCCCATCTGCAGTGGAGTCCTAGAGGAGCCCGTTCAG GCCCCTCACTGTGAGCACGCCTTCTGCAATGCCTGCATCACCCAGTGGTTCTCGCAGCAGCAGATATGCCCCGTGGACCGCAGCGTGGTGACGCTGGCCCACCTGCGCCCCGTGCCCCGCATCATGCGCAACATGCTCTCCAAGCTGCAAATCAACTGCGACAACGCCGGCTTTGGCTGCGTTGCCGTGCTGCGCCTGGACCAGCTGCAGTCGCACCTCAGGGACTGCCAGCACAACCCCAAGAGGCCCGTCCAGTGCAAGCAGGGCTGCGG TCTGGAGATGCCTAAAGATGAGGCGTCTAGCCATAACTGCATCAAACACCTGCGCAGCGTGGTGCAGCAACAGCAGGGCAAGATCGCAGACCTGGAGAAGGCCTCTGCTGAACACAAGCACCAGCTAGCGGAgcag aAACGGGACATCCAGTTACTGAAGGCGTACATGAGGGCCATCCGCAGTGCCAACCCCAACCTGCAGAACTTGGAGGACACCATTGAGTACAATGAGATCCTGGA GTGGGTGAACTCCCTCCAGCCGGCTCGCGTCACCCGCTGGGGCGGCATGATCTCAACGCCAGACGCTGTCCTCCAGGCGGTCATCAAGCGCTCGCTAATCGACAGCGGCTGCCCGCCTTCCATCGTCAACGACCTTATCGAGAATGCCCACGAGAGGAACTGGCCCGCCGGCCTGGCCACGCTGGAAACGCGGCAGATGAACCGGCGCTACTATGAGAATTACGTGGCCAAGCGTATCCCGGGGAAACAGGCGGTGGTGGTGATGGCCTGTGAGAACCAGCATATGGGGGAGGACATGATCCTGGAGCCGGGCCTGGTCATGATCTTTGCCCATGGGGTGGAGGAGATACTATGA